gaggtcataaCATGTTTAAAgattgacttccgctttaactAATTCAGAACAAAGAAACCCTGTTGTTAGTTGGGAACTAACCTGAGGAGATGTCTTGCTATAGTTGAGCGGTCGACTGTGACGTtggaagaaggaagaagaacgGGATCGAGCATCAGTGTGGACATGATAGGGTCTAGGAACTCTTCTGGGGCTTCTGCATAagtctcctcctcctgctgctgtcGATCTGCATGGGACTAGAGTACAGGTCGAGTAACAGGACAGTtagatggtgctaagaaacaCAGGAACCTCACACCAAAACTCATTTTATTCAGATCATCATCCCCAGAGTCAAATGATACCTTTATTTTTTCAGCAAGGAGTCCAAAAGCCACAATCATGTCCCCGGGCTTGTTGATTTTCTTCAGTACTCTAACTGTTTGGGAAAAAAGGATAGGGGAGTACGAACGTCCATCCTTTGGGACGGTGGCGCAGAAATTCTCCTCATCTctgccaaataaataaacaaatacgacTTTAATAGTAAACTAAAGTAAGTGCTTGGCACAAGTCACATTTATTCAtctactcccagccattttcactaaaacaaccccctttgctcctggctgttttcctggattttgactgattttgcaagacccacggaatattgtgttctttgctataaaaacttggaacctaccaaaagaaagatcagagtctcttctttcatcaccacaaaaaaaaaaaaaaaaagtatatttctatccgtttccgttttgcatcatTAGAAATAGAATAtcactaagtttcatcattattcacaaatcggtTTAATACAGTGGGGAAACAagcttttttgcaacatggcactggtagatctcttatactctgctgccacctgctggacgtttttgtaattactgccattgcttcacccgctctctgtagttgagaggctgcatcgaagccttctgtatgctctactatttaaaaacatttaaaaaaaacacacacacataaatacacctttgggacacttaaacatttaaaacagaacagatttttacatttttgagcGCAAATGAGTTTACTCAACTGATTGCACTTAAATCACTGAATATCCTTCAGAGTGCGCAGGAGAATGTTGACAACGTACCCCAGGTTCAGGTAGATGGTGCAGATGTCAGAGACAAGTTGCTGGGGCTTGAAGTCAAACTCACTGAAGTCCTTCACTTTAAGAGCACCCATCTTGGGTCCTACCAAGTGCTGCAGGAAGTAGTTGAGCATGGAGATGATCCTCTCAGCCAGGAAAGGATGGACAAAGATCCCTTTGATCtctagtggaaaaaaaaacattactgcaAGCGATTAGCAAGGATTTGAAATGTACATTTGAATGGTTCTGACCTGAGGTGAGGAAGGCCAGCGTGCCGATGGTCTCATTAGACATGATGTTGTGGAAGCGGCCCAGCTGTCCAAACATCTGCAGGCTCGACTCCCTCTCCCTTCGGGCATCGGGGGCCAGGTCATCCCACTCCCCTCGATCCCGCTCCAGCTGCAGGATCTTGATTTTACTCAGGTACTGCAAGATTCAAAACAAgtacaactgaaaaaaatattcattttggcATTGTCAATGAAAATGACGTGGAACAGGTTATACATCATTTCTGCACAGGGATTTTTCTCTTGTACCCTCACCTGAATAGCCTCATCTAAAAGGAAGATGGCATCGTTCATCAGCAAGTTGAGGAACCTGAGGAATAGAGGAGGATTCATGGCTTCCAGGTTCTTGGATGCGTAGTCTGCCAAATGCTGAGAAAACATTAAGTGCATTTCCTCACTGAtttgatacatggttgtttgataCGGAAGCGTAAAAATGCCAAGGTGAAGTAAACGGTTTGAACTGAAATGTCATTCAAATATACTGCAAGGTTGTTCGATAAATGAaggccaaatgctaaaaacataacATTATTCCCATAACGTGATTGGGTGATAGCACAACTGCACAAGTGCAAGGCAAAATCCTGTGGCGTTATGGGGGGAAAACGTTTTATCAATATGTTCGAACAACTTACCAATACGTTTGGACGAGATAGCAGTCAAAACTATTTACCGGTACTCCACATTTGCAGTTCCACGCTTAAGTAATtggaaataacaataaaaaccaAGTTGgtcttttcccccccaaaacctgaatgaacaaaaaaatatatttctactaTTACCTTGATACTCTCTCTGTAGTTACTTTCGCCCCACATGAACTTGAGGATGGGATACATGGGTCTTCTGTAATTGAACTTCTGTTCAAACTGGTGAGGATCACCTGAAgaacagtataaaaaaaaattaaatccttaaaccTACCAAACAATGCAAGTTTGTATTATAACATATTGTTACTGTACATTGTTGTTGTTACCATATACCGTTTGGCAAATACATCAACATGCTACCCCGAAATCGTGTTCAATAGCTACTTCATTTACACTAGCGGTGCTACAATCAATTGGCCACTGATCGTGATTGGCCCATTTCTGTGGAAAAGTACATGATTGCTTCCCAACCTTGAAATTCAAGACTGGCCTGAGTGCAGTCAGTGTCAGTCATGAAGCGTCACAAataatttttaacaaaacaggcATACTCAAACGCATCTTAACGTTTCACTCAGTCTAAAAACACATCCAGACTCAATCTTGAGGTCACATAATGCTGCACGGAACCCACAGAGTGAAGAAACGGCACACCTCTCAGACATTTAAAGTGTCCAAGCtattctcaacactttaaaTTGGTTAACGCATAAAAAATAACAGCTGATATATGGGGTCAGACCAATAAACGATTTGTTAAAAATTTGAAATTGACCCTATTTGTCATACGGGATTTCCGTTTGACAGCATACAATGTTTTTGTACTCTTCTATTCAAGCTGCAGTGTCTCACCTGTAAATTCAATATCTACAAACACAGTGATGAGGGCTTCGGCCAACTGAGGTGCAAATTTGTAAGAGCAGAAAACTCTCTGTCGCTGGAAGACGATTGGCTGAGGAGTACCGGGCGCCAGAGGCAACATGTGGGGCATCACGGCCTCTAAAACCTCTGCCAACTCCGCCCTTAAATGTGGATTCTTCATCCTGTCATGaatgcaataaataataaataattttgctGAACCTTAATGTCTTGTTTTATCTGACACACTCAAATCCTATACCGTACCTCTCTACATTACCCATGAAGACAGTGATGAAGTTAAGAATCTGCTCAAGACTTTCAGCAGAGGTCTCCAAAACATCATCAGCAAATGGACGCAGAAAGATGAAGAAATCTCCCAAGTTCTCTGCAAAAAACTCTGAAAAACATGCCAAGGTATAAGAAACCTAATCCTGTAGAACATATTGaaaacagtggttctcaaactctTTACACCAAGTAGCCATTGaccaaaattaaaatacaattgaaCTGTTCTTAGGCAGTGATTATTGTGCATGCCATTGAGGACGCCTGCGAACGGATTATTTCCCAGCACAATTTCGCTgccttactggattttgactgattttgcaaggcccacagaatattgtgtcctaatgctataaaacatggaacctaccaaaagaaagattaaaatctcttctttcatcagggaaaaaaaagaagaaaaaaaaaaaaaaaaagaaaaaaaaaagactttcaatctgtttccattttgcatctttAGCAatagaatattgctaagtttcatcattattcacaaatcggtTTAATACAGTGGGGAAacaagctttttgcaacatggccctggttgatctcttatactctgctgccatctactggccatttttgtaataactaccattgcttcaagcattcgcttcaattcagaggctgcatcaaagccttctgtatcccctattataaaataaaaaaacataaaaacgtatatatcCACGTCTCAGGGAGcatgtaaatatttcaaagagaacataatacgtttttgggagcaaatgatgaATTAACATAACAAATGATTAATTAACATAACTTTACCTGGTACAAAGCAGAGCATAGTGTTCTGCAGAGCGGGCAGTGGAAAATTGAGCGCTACATGTTCGGGGCCGTGGTTTCCCAAAGCAAACTGCACCAACAGAGCAGCAGTGGAAGCTTGGAGGTTAAGGCAGCATTGCAGCATAGCGGGCTGTGTGGTGGCAGCTTTGGTTGACAAGAAGATAATCATCAGGCGCTCAAACTGCTCCAAGAGCTGCTCCGTCATGGGGCTTCCTGTGCGATGGGCCTCCTCGCACGTCACCTGGAGCCGGTGGAGAGACTGGTTCATCTTGACCAGCTGTTCGTGGAGTCTGTGGATGCAACAACAATGGTTCATGTTTTTGACGGgtataagaaaaagaaaatactcaCTGAAGCTATATTACACAATATGCGTAATGATGTGAAGTGAACCTGTGGAAGCCGAGATGCAGGGTGAGCTGTGTGAGGACGAGGTTTTCCGTCAGTAGACTGTAGGACTCCGGTGCAGGATCTTGCGTGGGCTGGGAGGTCAACGGGGTCAGACGGGTTTCCTTGTCAAGACCTGGTGAAGGATAAACAGTTGATCATGTGTGAAACGCAATCTACCATTAATTCAATGGGAAACGTCACAGTCAAAGAGGTGTTAAATTAGCAGTGTTCCCATAAAAGCGCCTAAATAGcacacacatgaaaaaaatgtaaaagaataCCAGGTGGGCTCAACAACTTGAAATAATGTGATTTGACAGAGAACATGTGAAATTGGATCATCCatgttaaacatttaaaatactgtataacTTCTACAAGGCAATGACTATTAACCCATATCAGACTAAAattaacgttttttgtttttgtttttattgcatttttattatggGTACAGATACTTTATAACTTCTAAAAGGCATTGACTATTAACTAATGCtgccaaagttaaagcgttaattaatcacaaaatattattgcattaatcatgtattgagattaatcacactattttacccgcagatgatcctttagctgagaGCTGATGGTTACgctaaaggtagcacaggttgtgttttgagcaataaacataactacatggaATAAAGttaaacatttaactcatttgcttccaaaaacgtataaaaaggTTCTATtctaaatattgccatggtcccaaaaatgtttttttgttttttttttaatgctagggcatacagaaggctttgatgcagcctctgacctgaagaggtcacttaaagcaatgttagttattacaaaaaaaaaacggccagcaggtggcagcagagtataagagatcaaccagggccatgttgcaacaagctcttttccccagtgttttcaacaggtttgtacataacgatgaaacttagctatattctaaagcTAACTGTTTCAAAATTGAAACAaatggaaatatactttttctttgtgatgaaagaagagactaatctttcttttggtaggttccatgttttatagcaataaaaacgcaaaaaaagccttttcaATTCTGCGATTAATTCTAAATTCTAACATGATTAGTctgatgtaaaaataataataataataataatcgtgtGACAGCTCTATTAACCTGTATCAgactaaaattaacaaattaactttttttttttttttttttttttttttgctgagggTGCAATTGCTTTAGAACCTACAAGGCAATGACTATTAAAtatcaaactaaaatgaagcaattgacttttttttttggcatttttttgttaaggGTGCATTTACCTCTCGCATGCACACTGCGAAGGCGCCTCTCCTCTTCACTCAAGTCTCCGACTGCGCAGTACGTGGGGTTAAACGTGAGCAATTTGGACGAACGTGGCCGGCAGAAGGGCTGGCACAGCTTCAGAAGTGCTGCGCCCAAATTCAGGAAGAACGCATCTGAGGCGTACATCTGAAAGAAGATCTCCGGCATTTGATTGGCCCAAATCTTAGCCCGGCCAACGTTTGCGTGCAGGCAGTTGCCCAACCATGACAGCAGCAGGTGGCGCGTCTCGCTCGACCGCTGCAACAAGTATTTAAACATTTGGTGCAGCTTGTCATGAAACTGGCCCATGAACTGCAAAAGAAGGTGTAAAACGTCATCACTGTGTCCTGATGCCTTCATTGGGTTGACAATCAGAGCGGTTCACATGATCGGAGGTGTTCACCTGGTGGATGTTAGCCTCCTGGAGTTTAGTCTCCTGCGGACTGGAACGGGAAGGGTTCAGGAAGTAAACATGGCCTTCGACCACTCCTGGTGTTTTCAGCAAGCAAGACACGCTCAACACGGTTCCTAAAAGGCTCTTCTGGTATAGCAAGCCATTAGCCGGATCTTTGGGCTGAATGTGCTCCATCAATACCTGGAAGCATCAAGTATCAGTCGGCACCacggttattattatagttttgcaatttttcattttagatttttatttattttttatttcgttttgaatttatttttttcaagttaggtttaattagttttcagggtggtttgttagtttttattagtttcaattattaataaatgcttagttttagtatcgttttagtttttttttttttgtttgtttttttaatgtgcattacttttgcgcaatattcaaaaaccactatgcgagcgatgtcatctgaaggtactcttctattggctgctgctagatgacgtcacttccgtgtgacacattttcattcCTGCTTATttcagttaatatcaaaataaatctacttaaaatcacatttaaaatcatccctaaaagcgcatgcattaaattaattaccaaagacaaaaaaaacaaggacatacagttagttttgtaaacataaaatgtaatttgttttttaaaaagcattttcattttgttaacaaaattttttttgttagttttagttaactaagaaAACCTTGGTTGGCACTTTGTTGTAACgttaaataaaataccccacagtGCTTTCTGACCTTGGCGATATCTTTATTGTAGCTGAAGTAGAGAAGCACATCAAGGTAGAAGTAGAAAAGGGGCTGACAGAGATCCATGTCTTTGATTCTACCCTGGAAGATATCAAGCACTGGAACCATCACCTCCTGGAAGGTCCGCACCTCCTGGTCAGAGAGCAGGCCAGCAATCACCTCCTCAACAAACTCAACCACCTCCTCTGGCTCTGAAACCATTGAGATGTTGCAAGGAGTGAAATTACACTTTAAGCTTCCACTGTGACAAAGTCAGCACAAAAGAACTTGACTGTACTCAATCCTGAACCTACGTGCTCTACTGTAAGCATCCAGCAGCAGGTCCAGAAGCTGCTCGTACACACTTTGGTTGACGTAGATTTCTGGGGTGAGCAGAACTGTGCGCATGTTTGATACTGTCAGGTTCTTACAACGAACTGAGAATGGCAATAACTTCTCTGGCACCTTGGTCACCTGATGAAAGCAAACATTAAAGTGACTTAATAATAGAAGCTACATCAGTGACAAAattagctaaaaaataaaatatacattctatCACaatgtttattctttttttatataatcgTAGATCTAATAATCACTAATTATATAGGTAACACCTCACCTTACAGGACTTTCATTTTCAGTGTCCCAATGTTGGCGCATGTTGTGATATGAATAAAGTTCTCATTATCACATAGTTTTACCCGCAAATTATTGTACATAACATTTGGACGATGAAGATCTGCCAGTCCTATTTGAATAGCTATTATGAATATTTTGGGACGATAGGAATAAGCTGTCGCTAGCGATGCTAACCGCTATTCACATCCACCGCCATATTTTCATAGTCGTGGAACCGCGCAGATGCATGAAGACCGTGCCGCCTTGTTGAAAGGACATTTTGTTCCTCCACAGAGCATTGTAGTCAGGCAGAAATTGGCTACTTGTGATTAGTCGAGTTCATGCTTGAAAAATCTATTTAGAGTAGTAAAGTTGACTTGTTAACCGATTAATTCAACCCCTATACACCAGTTCTATTCACAGGGAATAGGAACTGGGCTGGCCTGTGAATACTGAAAGTCAGCGTATAATTAACAGCCATTTCAAAACGTGCTTGGTACCCAAAATAATTTCCTTGATAAACTTCCAACATgtgttttcaacaaaaaattgtGAGTGGTTCGCACCCTCAAaaataaaggggaaaaaaatgtaaatacagatGTCGAACTGCAAGTATATGGTGGTCCACtctattattgtcattattattagtaaTATAATACCTCTTCCTTTGCCCTCTGATAACAAGCAAAGAGGTATGGGATGGCACATTTCTCTCCAGCGTCACGGTCAGCCGACAAGTTCGCAACACTGCATGACGTCATGTAGATGAGGTGGTTTCCTGGTTCGAGCAGCAGCAGACGATTAAAAAGTGCCTGGGAAAAAGAAACGGCGCAAGTACATGCCAAAATGTGTTCAGATCTTGTGATACATGCGCTAAATTCAAGCTTTGTTCctgcaaatgcaattaaaataaTGAGAAGAGTGTGTTCTATGTTACCTGCTCTATGTTATCCATGTCCAGCCAATCCTGTCCATCCAAATCAGCCGCCATCTCCTCCAGGTAAACACAGCGAGGCGGGATCCCATTGCCCCCTCTCAGACTGGGATCACCTAGAGGTGAGGATAAAATGTGTGTGCAAAATGCACTGGATTAATCACTCctgaaagaaatgaaaaaaacatttgcctaaacaagaaaaagcagATTAAATTCACAAGTTGGGGTCGATTTCTGTGGCAGGGAAATGGATTTCACTGCTGTGTATATTGGGCGGCTTGGGGCTTTTTATTGTGCACTTCCTGAGAATAACTGTGAATAATGACTCATCCCCACCCAGTGTCAGTGTAAGAGACCCAGCATGCTCAAAGCAAAACTTCCCATAAAGTGAGGGTGATGAGTCATGATTCCGTTCCCGCACATTCTTGGTGTGACTTCACCATATGACGAAGTCGAGGCTTGATGGACTGATGGTGTCAACCAAATGCAATACCATCAAGATATCTCTGTGGGCGCTACAGTCAACACCCACATTC
This genomic stretch from Festucalex cinctus isolate MCC-2025b chromosome 13, RoL_Fcin_1.0, whole genome shotgun sequence harbors:
- the ube4a gene encoding ubiquitin conjugation factor E4 A; this encodes MTDQGNNNNHNISCNPFAALFSSLADAKQFASSQKSATLPTGPLQDDSGESQSESENSVSDSVDDNDDSVAEISRSFRSRQELCEQLNVNHMIQRVFLITLDNSDPSLRGGNGIPPRCVYLEEMAADLDGQDWLDMDNIEQALFNRLLLLEPGNHLIYMTSCSVANLSADRDAGEKCAIPYLFACYQRAKEEVTKVPEKLLPFSVRCKNLTVSNMRTVLLTPEIYVNQSVYEQLLDLLLDAYSRAQPEEVVEFVEEVIAGLLSDQEVRTFQEVMVPVLDIFQGRIKDMDLCQPLFYFYLDVLLYFSYNKDIAKVLMEHIQPKDPANGLLYQKSLLGTVLSVSCLLKTPGVVEGHVYFLNPSRSSPQETKLQEANIHQFMGQFHDKLHQMFKYLLQRSSETRHLLLSWLGNCLHANVGRAKIWANQMPEIFFQMYASDAFFLNLGAALLKLCQPFCRPRSSKLLTFNPTYCAVGDLSEEERRLRSVHARGLDKETRLTPLTSQPTQDPAPESYSLLTENLVLTQLTLHLGFHRLHEQLVKMNQSLHRLQVTCEEAHRTGSPMTEQLLEQFERLMIIFLSTKAATTQPAMLQCCLNLQASTAALLVQFALGNHGPEHVALNFPLPALQNTMLCFVPEFFAENLGDFFIFLRPFADDVLETSAESLEQILNFITVFMGNVERMKNPHLRAELAEVLEAVMPHMLPLAPGTPQPIVFQRQRVFCSYKFAPQLAEALITVFVDIEFTGDPHQFEQKFNYRRPMYPILKFMWGESNYRESIKHLADYASKNLEAMNPPLFLRFLNLLMNDAIFLLDEAIQYLSKIKILQLERDRGEWDDLAPDARRERESSLQMFGQLGRFHNIMSNETIGTLAFLTSEIKGIFVHPFLAERIISMLNYFLQHLVGPKMGALKVKDFSEFDFKPQQLVSDICTIYLNLGDEENFCATVPKDGRSYSPILFSQTVRVLKKINKPGDMIVAFGLLAEKIKSHADRQQQEEETYAEAPEEFLDPIMSTLMLDPVLLPSSNVTVDRSTIARHLLSDQTDPFNRSPLTMDQIRPNEELRQQILQWLDKHKQESLQLGPSDQT